The Populus nigra chromosome 14, ddPopNigr1.1, whole genome shotgun sequence genome has a segment encoding these proteins:
- the LOC133673472 gene encoding PHAF1 protein At3g51130 isoform X2, producing MLHHHHQQQLQRPRRRCEGTAMGVIVLDLRPGNGIGPFSLGMPICEAFAQIEQQPNIYDVVHVKHFDEEPLKLDIVISFPDHGFHLRFDPWSQRLRLIEIFDVKRLQMRYATSLIGGPSNLATFVAVYALFGPTFPGICDKDRGVYTLFYPGLSFAFPIPSQYTDCCHDREAELPLEFPDGTTPVTCRVSIYDGSADKKVGVGSLMHKASAPPLLPGNLYMEEVHVKLGEELYFSIGGQHIPFGASPQDVWTELGHPCGIHQKQVDQMVIHSASDPRPRTTLCGDYFYNYFTRGLDILFDGQTHRIKKFFLHTNYPGHADFNSYIKCNFVIQVDNSKQSITPSTKWDQVKEILGDCGRAAIQTQGSTDNPFGSTFVYGYQNVAFEVMKNDYIATVTLFQS from the exons ATGTTACACCACCATCACCAGCAGCAGCTACAGAGACCGCGACGCCGCTGTGAAGGCACTGCTATGGGTGTTATCGTTCTCGATCTTCGTCCTGGTAACGGCATCGGCCCTTTCTCTCTCG GGATGCCAATATGTGAAGCGTTTGCTCAGATTGAACAACAACCCAACATATACGACGTCGTCCATGTGAAGCATTTCGACGAG gAACCATTAAAACTCGATATTGTTATTAGCTTTCCTGATCACGGGTTTCACCTTCGATTCGATCCGTGGTCACAa AGGTTACGACTGATTGAGATTTTTGATGTGAAACGACTTCAAATGCGCTACGCGACCTCTCTTATTGG GGGACCATCAAATTTAGCTACTTTTGTTGCTGTCTATGCACTCTTTGGACCAACATTTCCTGGGATTTGTGACAAAGATAGAGGCGTGTACACTCTGTTTTACCCC GGTTTGTCATTTGCTTTTCCGATTCCCAGCCAGTATACAGATTGCTGTCATGATAGAGAAG CGGAACTACCACTAGAGTTTCCAGATGGCACAACACCAGTTACATGCCGAGTCTCTATATATGATGGTTCCGCAGACAAAAAAGTGGGTGTTGGATCTTTAATGCACAAGGCTTCTGCTCCCCCATTACTTCCTGGTAACCTGTATATGGAAGAGGTGCATGTCAAG CTCGGGGAAGAATTATATTTCTCTATTGGAGGACAGCATATTCCTTTTGGTGCATCACCACAG GATGTATGGACAGAATTAGGCCATCCATGTGGGATTCACCAAAAGCAG GTTGACCAAATGGTCATTCACTCTGCTTCTGACCCTCGCCCAAGGACAACCCTTTGTGGAGATTACTTCTACAATTACTTTACTCGTGGTCTGGATATCTTATTTGATGGACAG actcATAGAATCAAGAAGTTTTTTTTGCACACAAACTATCCTGGTCATGCAGATTTCAATTCGTACATAAAGTGCAATTTTGTCATCCAAG TAGATAACTCCAAACAGAGTATTACCCCAAGCACAAAATGGGACCAGGTGAAG GAGATCCTTGGGGACTGTGGTCGTGCAGCTATTCAAACACAGGGTTCTACAGATAATCCTTTTGGATCCACTTTTGTATATGGTTATCAGAACGTTGCCTTTGAG GTGATGAAGAATGATTATATTGCAACTGTAACTCTCTTCCAGTCATGA
- the LOC133673472 gene encoding PHAF1 protein At3g51130 isoform X1, whose protein sequence is MLHHHHQQQLQRPRRRCEGTAMGVIVLDLRPGNGIGPFSLGMPICEAFAQIEQQPNIYDVVHVKHFDEEPLKLDIVISFPDHGFHLRFDPWSQRLRLIEIFDVKRLQMRYATSLIGGPSNLATFVAVYALFGPTFPGICDKDRGVYTLFYPGLSFAFPIPSQYTDCCHDREAELPLEFPDGTTPVTCRVSIYDGSADKKVGVGSLMHKASAPPLLPGNLYMEEVHVKLGEELYFSIGGQHIPFGASPQDVWTELGHPCGIHQKQVDQMVIHSASDPRPRTTLCGDYFYNYFTRGLDILFDGQTHRIKKFFLHTNYPGHADFNSYIKCNFVIQGSDLDNSKQSITPSTKWDQVKEILGDCGRAAIQTQGSTDNPFGSTFVYGYQNVAFEVMKNDYIATVTLFQS, encoded by the exons ATGTTACACCACCATCACCAGCAGCAGCTACAGAGACCGCGACGCCGCTGTGAAGGCACTGCTATGGGTGTTATCGTTCTCGATCTTCGTCCTGGTAACGGCATCGGCCCTTTCTCTCTCG GGATGCCAATATGTGAAGCGTTTGCTCAGATTGAACAACAACCCAACATATACGACGTCGTCCATGTGAAGCATTTCGACGAG gAACCATTAAAACTCGATATTGTTATTAGCTTTCCTGATCACGGGTTTCACCTTCGATTCGATCCGTGGTCACAa AGGTTACGACTGATTGAGATTTTTGATGTGAAACGACTTCAAATGCGCTACGCGACCTCTCTTATTGG GGGACCATCAAATTTAGCTACTTTTGTTGCTGTCTATGCACTCTTTGGACCAACATTTCCTGGGATTTGTGACAAAGATAGAGGCGTGTACACTCTGTTTTACCCC GGTTTGTCATTTGCTTTTCCGATTCCCAGCCAGTATACAGATTGCTGTCATGATAGAGAAG CGGAACTACCACTAGAGTTTCCAGATGGCACAACACCAGTTACATGCCGAGTCTCTATATATGATGGTTCCGCAGACAAAAAAGTGGGTGTTGGATCTTTAATGCACAAGGCTTCTGCTCCCCCATTACTTCCTGGTAACCTGTATATGGAAGAGGTGCATGTCAAG CTCGGGGAAGAATTATATTTCTCTATTGGAGGACAGCATATTCCTTTTGGTGCATCACCACAG GATGTATGGACAGAATTAGGCCATCCATGTGGGATTCACCAAAAGCAG GTTGACCAAATGGTCATTCACTCTGCTTCTGACCCTCGCCCAAGGACAACCCTTTGTGGAGATTACTTCTACAATTACTTTACTCGTGGTCTGGATATCTTATTTGATGGACAG actcATAGAATCAAGAAGTTTTTTTTGCACACAAACTATCCTGGTCATGCAGATTTCAATTCGTACATAAAGTGCAATTTTGTCATCCAAGGTTCTGACT TAGATAACTCCAAACAGAGTATTACCCCAAGCACAAAATGGGACCAGGTGAAG GAGATCCTTGGGGACTGTGGTCGTGCAGCTATTCAAACACAGGGTTCTACAGATAATCCTTTTGGATCCACTTTTGTATATGGTTATCAGAACGTTGCCTTTGAG GTGATGAAGAATGATTATATTGCAACTGTAACTCTCTTCCAGTCATGA
- the LOC133673473 gene encoding probable pectinesterase 53 → MVLKLLLLMVLFVNANSLSMPETLNGFLVPEEDYFKWLKHMGSFKHSLFQKAKNKFKPCLTIEVSKKPRSGAFPTVQKAINSLPVINNCRVVISISAGTYREKVEIPATMAYITLQGAGADRTIIEWDDTADRMENGRPLGTFGSATFAVNSPYFIAKDITFKNKAPLPPSGALRKQAVALRISADTAAFISCKFIGAQDTLYDHIGRHYFKKCYIEGSVDFIFGNGLSLYEDCHLHAVTTSFGALTAQKRQSFLEETGFSFVSCKVTGSGALFLGRAWGNFSRVVFAYTFMDKIITPRGWYDWGDKSRQMTVFFGQYKCSGPGADFGGRVAWSRELTDQQAKPFISIGFIDGHEWLLNS, encoded by the exons ATGGTGTTGAAGCTACTGTTGTTGATGGTATTGTTTGTAAATGCAAATTCTTTGTCGATGCCAGAAACGCTCAATGGGTTCTTGGTGCCTGAAGAGGATTACTTCAAATGGTTAAAACACATGGGTTCTTTCAAGCATTCTCTCTTTCAGAAAGCAAAGAACAAGTTCAAGCCTTGTTTAACCATAGAGGTAAGCAAGAAACCAAGGTCTGGAGCATTTCCTACAGTGCAAAAGGCCATCAATTCATTACCAGTTATTAATAACTGCAGAGTTGTCATCTCCATTAGTGCAGGGACTTACAG GGAGAAGGTTGAGATTCCAGCTACCATGGCTTACATTACCCTGCAAGGTGCTGGTGCCGACAGGACCATCATTGAGTGGGATGACACAGCCGACCGAATGGAGAATGGACGGCCATTGGGTACCTTTGGTTCTGCAACATTTGCTGTCAATTCCCCCTACTTCATTGCAAAAGACATCACCTTCAAG AACAAGGCACCTTTGCCACCATCAGGAGCTCTACGAAAGCAAGCAGTGGCGCTGCGAATATCAGCAGACACAGCAGCCTTTATAAGTTGCAAGTTCATTGGAGCACAAGACACCCTGTATGATCACATTGGGAGGCACTACTTCAAGAAATGCTACATTGAAGGTTCCGTGGATTTCATATTCGGAAATGGGCTCTCTCTCTATGAGGATTGCCATTTGCATGCTGTAACAACTAGCTTTGGAGCCTTGACTGCGCAGAAGAGGCAGAGCTTCCTTGAGGAAACAGGCTTCTCCTTTGTCAGCTGCAAGGTCACCGGTTCAGGTGCCCTCTTCTTGGGCAGAGCATGGGGCAATTTCTCCAGGGTGGTCTTTGCTTACACTTTCATGGACAAGATCATCACCCCTAGAGGATGGTATGACTGGGGGGACAAGAGCAGACAGAT GACTGTGTTTTTTGGCCAGTACAAGTGCTCAGGACCAGGAGCTGATTTTGGAGGAAGAGTCGCATGGTCCAGGGAGCTAACTGATCAACAGGCCAAGCCATTCATTTCAATTGGCTTCATTGACGGCCATGAATGGCTTCTTAATTCATAA